The window ACACtcctgttcagttttgggctgtCCACAGCTCGATGCATGCCTGGAGGCCTCCCAATGACTTTTTGAACTAGGTTTGCTCAGAACTAGGTGTGTTTTATAACTGCAGGTAGGTGTTGTAATCTATCTTTACCTAACTTAATCTTGCTGGGCAGAGGGTGCAAGAGGAGGAGAGACATGCAGGTTTGTTCTTTTGCTTATCATTGTTTTTTCATGAGTGGCGCTTGCCCCAGGGCTGTTATTTTTGCTGGGTTGGTGCTCATGTTTATTGCGAAGGCTCCTAGAGCTCTAGGCGCAGGCTTTGAGGTATGTAAATCTAAAtaagaatgacatttaaaatagGCTACATGCTATACCCGAGTGTGCACAGTGAGGAAATATGAGTAGATTGCCTTCAGATCCTTGAAGTAAAAAATCCCCCGTGGGAGTATCATTAAAGTTCTCAGCACCTCCAGGTAATTATATTCTGACATAAGTTGTTTGGAGCCCAATTCAAGGTAACTCTAATCTGGACCTCATTACGATGCATAAAGAGGAATTAATCACTGAGCTGGAAGCTGGATTTTCCCTGGAGGCACGTGATCATGACCTGCCGGCTTAAACTTGGGCAAAGATGGGACAGTTCCAGCTAACAACGTGTGTGTACACACAGATACATAGAGAGGTTCAGGAGGGTCAGAGGGGCACAGCTCACAAACGGTAACAGCAAAACTGACTGGAGAGGGAAAGGACATGGAGAGGAAGCTGGCAGTGGGAACTGAGAGTCATTTCACTTGCCATTTTTGTTCACCAAGccacaaaacaagcaaaaatgcagtttttggGAGCCTGCTGGGTCTGCAGATATAATTTCACTGCTGGTGCTGTCTGTGGACAACGCACAGGTTGGGAAGTACCGAGGGGGTCTGGAGAGTTGCACAGGAGCATCCCCAGTGCTCAGGGAGCGCAGCGTGGTCAGACCATTGGTCATGGAAGGTGCACGCAAAGGTATTCGGCTGGTGGGGGCAGTTTGGAGGGCAGTACTGATGACCAGCAGCTTTCCAAGCTCTGAATTttgaggctgggctctggatcgTCTGTTCAGCCTCACAGggagcagattttattttttttttgcctatggTTATTCTGCAAGACAGACAAGGGAGCTGAGTCACACTGTGCTTCGCTTTCCCTTATCCATCCAAGCGGATGGCCCAATATGGAGTGGCCAGAACATGAGTCAGGAGAGAATGATCCAGGGATCTGTACTTCTTAAATTGTTGTCTAGCACCACAGGCAAGAGTTCAGCCTATGTCTACCATCGCAAGTCCTTCCCCTAGTTCAAAGTAGTCCTTGTACTTTGTTCTTCAGAGAAATCTTCCAACACATCAGCGTGGTTCCAGCATGTTTGGTGTGAAAAGTGGATCCTGATACATTATCTGCATTAACTGATTCCCAGGCCCAAAAAAGTTCAAATCTACATAAACTTTTGCTAAAAAGTCAAGTTTTAATTGCCAAACCTGAAGAAAGCAAACCGTGTTCCCCAATATCTTTTGCGCAGCATCTAAAAATAACCCAGTTCTTGTTCTTCATCATCAGAACCCCTTTCAAGCATCAACCCAGTGCAGACATGGAGAAGTATTTCCACTGTGTCCCTTCTAGCCCACCTAAGTATGAAAATCGAGTCGGCTTTCAGTAAGTCGGTGTTTGTGGTGCCTTGCAGCATGTGTCAGAGTTGaagagcagagctgcctgtgctttCCACTCCGTGATTAGACACTTTGGCTAGAGAGCTGCTTCCTTGCCTGTTCCCTCTCTTTGTTTCAAGCCCTCAATGCTCTTAAGTATATATCTACATGTCATCCTTGATAATGAAGACCTGGAAGATATTTTAAAGACGTAGATGATAAAATACCGAATCTCTTTGCTTCCTTTCCCCTGCCCAAGCACAGAGTCCCTCTGCAAAGAGGTCTTACTCGCTTTACTATATATTTACTTTTTAGAAATCTTGCTACCCATCCGAAGCTGTTGCCTCCAGTTTGagcttttttttggttgttttttgttgttgttatcctCTCAAGAGAAGGAAACTATGTGGGTTTCCAAGTTCTTGAATAAATGTCAAATAAACCATTCCAAACAATTATTCAAGCTGGTAATAAGCAGTGAGACATCCTTCCTGTAGAGAAGCTGAACAATGGTTTCCTCTGACAGAAGCAAAATATTAGGAGCCTTCCATATGTTGGTGCTGATTTAAATGGTGGCAACATCTCTGAGTGGGATAGGAGGCCCCAGCAAGTATCTGGATATCCTGCGGGAAGAAAAGCTCTGTGGGTAACACCCAGACTCCCCCCAACATGCCATAAAGTTCTGGGAGTTTTCTCCATGTCTCCTCGACATCCTTCAATTTTGAgagtgttttcttccttccctggcTTCTTTAATCCTTCCCAGCACATCCAGCATTTCTGTGGCTTACCCCGAACACCCCAGGGAAGCAGGTGAGCCACCCTCCACCTCAAACGCCAGGATGACCTCCAGGGAGGAGCAGTGCTGGCTGAACTTGGCCACCAGTTTGACCTGCGTCCCCACAGCCCCGGTGAACACATCGCCTTCCCAGATTGCGTTCGGGGTCTGCTGCAGCACCGTCTTCTCTTGACCGAGCACGACAGCTTGGTAGGCTTTTGGCACCTTCACCCTGAACCGgacccagctctgctcttggaGCATCCCCGTGCGTGGCTCTAGCAACACGCACCCTCTCCTCCATGGGCTGTACACCCTCGGGAAGGGAGGCCAGCTGGGACTGGAGAAGCAGCGTATAATATAGTCACAAATATGGACAAAGTCCCTGTGGTCTTTGTTTCTCCCAAAAAGCCCCAGTTTGTAGACGCCCGACTCGGGGAGCACAACGCACACGCTGACTTTAGTCCTCAGGTGGGTGACCAGGACGTACCTCTCCAGGgggtacttggcactggtgactTTGTCCTTATTCAAGCTGGCGGTCACCTCGACGTCGGCGGGTGTGTGGAAAGTGATGTTGCATTTCCCGACCTTGGTGGTGATGATGGGGCCAGAGTGGCTGGGGTTGGAGAGGCCGTGGCTGCTGGAGCTGATCCCGCTCCCACAGTGCATGCTCAGTCCCGAGGGGAAGAGTTTGTTCTGGTTGATGGGCCTCAAGCAATGGATAAGGAAATTGGCCACGTTCCTGAACGTGGTACCTCCTAAATCTTTCACAAACACAGAGAGCCGGTAGTAGCCCTGGAAAGGGCAGAGCACATGGCAACTCAGTTTCTCCTCCTCAGCTTGTGCAGCCAGGCATTTCTTGCTCATTGCAGCATCTAAATCTTTATTAACCAGCTCATACACAGCAAGCAAGGGTCGGGATATCTGGAGAGTCAAGAGAAAAGTTCCCTGTGGAGCAACGAGCAGCTCCTCTTTGTGGCTGCTCTCCTTGATGCCAAAATCTCTTGCTTTTTGGTGAAAACCCCAGAAATGGAAAGGGTTTTCAGGCATTTTCTCTCCGTTAAGTGGCTCCATGCATTGGATCTGATAGGAGCACACCCAGTTGTAAGGGTCCTGAGAGTCAGCGTGACGTGCGAAGATCATGAGGTTGAACAAGCCCTTGGCTGGGGGAGTCACCTTGAGAGTCATGTTGTTCTCAGACACTGTCATCCTCCCGTGAGCTGCACCTACATCCTCTCCGTTTGTGGTGCCCTGGAGTTTGGAGAGCTGGTAGGTGAACTCTGTTGGGTGGGTGCTCTCCAGCATCACTGACACCTCCCCATGGGCTGTAGAAGGGTGAATAAAGACACCGTTTACAACCCCTTCATCAACAGTGTAACACATTCACTTTTGCAGTGTTGAACCAAATCATCTGCACAGGAGGCAGAgattctccttctctttttgatTCTACCTGCTGAAGGACCTTAGCAAGACTCTTCTTCACCTTTTACCATTTTTCTCCCCTTGCTGAAAGAGAAATGATGATGCCACTAGGTCTGGAGATGAAGGGGACAGGTACAAATAGTTATCCTTTGGGCCCTGCGATACCCAAAACTAAGATAACGATGTCCCATAGAGGTGAAGTCCTGCATGGCTTCTTGAGCTGGAGTAATTTCTCTAAGCTGCAGGTCTCACACTGTGGTGTCAAACCAACAAAGCAGCTGGGAGAATCAAAATATGTCAGCCTGGCTGGTAGGAGAGCCCACATCACTGTCACATTTTAggaattaattcattttttcctattataattattattaaaacattttttctgaattttggcATCACCAAATCACAAAAATCCGCAAGTTCTGGCTTGGAGCGTGCCCTagccagggaggagaggagagcaggaggtCCAAAGGAGAGGTGCGTTGGTACGGGTACCTGGTGGTGGTACCACGGTTGGTGGGTACGTGCTGGGGCTCTTTCCCAATGCCTTTTGTTCCTTGGGTGGACATAAACAATCTCCTGCTCAGGGCCACCACAAACCACCCACCGCCTCCCCAGCATCAAACCAACCTGCTCCCCCAGACAGAGGAGAGCAGGAGGCTTTAAAACCAATCTGAACCCACCTTCCCACCCAGAAACGAGGCACCTCCAGGGGAGGTCACCATGCAGGACAACAGTCGCGGTGGCCTTGGTTTCACTCCCACCTTCCACGTGCCACGTCTTGCTGCTTGTAAACCCGTATGGCAGTGAGAGCGAGCACTTCCCAGTGCAGCAAGCCCTCCCGAGGGATTTCCCTCTGCTCCTGGGCAGAAGGGGCGGTTGGTTGGTTTTGCAATGGAGGCAGGGCGAGGTTTCGCAAGCCCCGAAGTCTTGGCCCTGAAGAAGACGGGGCTGTCTAACCAGCAGACAGCAGGCTGCTTTCAGCACGTGGCGAGCTACATCGTCCCACGTGAAGCAACAGGTACTGGGGAAGCCTGGCTGGAAAACTCTGGTTTAATggtattttataccttttttttttttttttttttttctctccaagtatagatgaaaacaggagaaaaatggcCACAGAGAACTAGACTTGGAGTCCTTTTGCCCTTGGAGGATCCCAGAGCGCTTCACAGAGCCTGGTACTGGCACACAGACATACTGAAGCGTGTGCTTAAACCCACCACCCTCAAGGTCTGTGGAAATTAAGCCTGCTCTTCGTTACCCAGGGTCCCGAAGTGCCCAGGGATGGCTTGTCTCACGTCCAGAGCGCGGCTGCTCTGCATCATCCCATCCTCACCACGTTTGTCCTGGAGAGAGGGGAGTACGGAGCAATGGCACTGCGGGAGCCCACGGCTGGTATCAGCACCCGTGCTGTGCACAATGTTCATTTGTTTTGGGTGCTAACACGAAGTGACAAAAGACTCCAGATTCATGCTGAAAAAATTGTCTCTTGCTAATTATTAGATTATGAAACGTGTTTCATAATCTAATGAataatgggggaggggggggggggacacgacacacacaacttttttttttttttttttcctgtttgaatcTGGATATTTTCATTGTTTGCCCCACAGTTTTTGTTGGTAGGTTGAAACAGAGATGTGAAAAGAATGGGAAGGCTGGGTTTTATTTGTGCCTTGCCTGTTAAAGCTGTGACTTGGCTCACACAGTAAGTGCAAACAATTCTCTCCTGGCAAGTGTTCAGTGGAGACATTACTGATGACAGACTTTATTAACTGCAGGTTTGCTTGTTATTAAATTCGCTCTATGCTAGTTTCCGAAGCTGCTGGCCTGGCCGGCTGCATCATATTAGGatctttaggaagaaagaaaagaacagaacattGTATGTAGCGGAGCCAGCGATGATGAGATAGGGAAGCCAGCAATGtattttgctttggaaaggaGACCCAAGGAGATAATTAATGGCTACgtttaaaacaaacatttgtttgttttattgagTTAATTCAAGCCATGCACTAGAGGTTCCTGGTTTCCAGGGAGGCCAGGTGAAGCTAGGCATGTGTTCCCATGTCAGCACGCTCAGTGCTGCAGGAGGCCAATGTATGTTGCATTAAttgtttggggggaaaaaccaCCATTAAAGTACAGGcatgtttttaatttctcaaaGCCTTCTTTCAAAggcttcccttcccctctcccagtcTAGCTATTGTATCTACAGCATGCCACCAATGACCgcctttctgtaagaaaattaaaattatcttaTGAAGTCTTAATTCCATAAGACTGAATGCCCTTCATCGCTGCCGTTACCAACCCTCACAGCCTGGGCAACGTTCACAAATAAAAAGGTTGGGTTTTCAGAGGGGGGAAGACGGGTATTTCCTGAGAATCAGGTCCCTTTGCGAGATGTCCCACCTTCAGCTCCCATGAGACAGGGATTTGTGGGAGGAATCTTGGCTGAAagcttttaagcattttaaacaGAGAGCTGCTCAGATAGAATAGATCAGGAATTGATCTACAGTAGCCAAAGCGGGAAAAGAGGCTGATTTTGCACCAAAGACCTCTAGAATTTTTACACTGAGATTGCCTGAGATACTTAAGTGTGCCCTTTAAGGTGATGGCTTACTGCCATCAATTTCATATAACCATAATTTTGCATCAACAAAAGCAGACATCTGGTTTGGTTCACAATCTGGGTTTGCAATTTGGTGTCTTAAGCACAATTCTGATAAGAGGCTGGCTGATGAGACTAATGGCAATAATTAATCTGTTCAGGTTAGACCCAGTAATACAGTTCTTTCCCTCCACAAGATGAGAAATTCATGGGGCGGGGGGATGGAAGAGTTGGCATATTTTTCCTGTTCTAATGGGAAAATCTTCTTTCCTCtcagttttggaggaaaaaagactGTGCCTGTAGTGCAGATCACCCAGTAAGTTTTGTGGTTGAGGGACAGGAGTTCCTCCAGCCAAGGGGGTGATGTAGGCAGTGATGTAGCTGGGATGTGCCAGGCAGGTTTTCTTCCCTGACATCTCTCCCCAGGTCCGTGGTGGCTCATGGTAGCTATTGGCCAGTGTTCAGTGAGGATCCAGCAGCCCTGAGCTGCTTCTGGGCTCCATCCCTATGACTTTTGGCCACCAAAAACTTGTGGAGGGAAGGTAGAGAATCATGAAATACTCATTTTCCCTCATTCTTCCCTTTGGGATTTTGTATCACCTCTAATGATATTTGGTGGGGGTCTATGTTTTGCTATTTGTCGCTTTGGCGCACAGATGAAGGGACTGGTTGCACTATTAATCTCCTATTTTTCCCCTGAGACAGCGAAagttgtgttgtttggttttacGCCTTGGACCCTCCCTGGTGCCTGGACCTGAAAGGGGTTTCTCCAAGTCCCCAAAGATCTCGTGGTGCTTCTCCACCACAGAACCTCAGAGCATCCCAGGGAGGGAACTTTTTTGTCTACCTCTACCCAAGGTCACACAGCACCTACGTGGCAAAGTCCCCATAATGCTGCATAAAAGGCAGCATCGGCCTTTCAGCTGTTCCAAACTTAATTTGATTTGCACAGACCAGTCGCTGCTCAAAAGGTGAGTGATAGCCCATGTCGGCAAAGCCCCAGCATCCTGGAAATACTGGAGGAGTTTGATTTCTGGGTGAGTAATAACCTCTCTCAGTCAAAAGCTTTACAGTGTGCATTGTCTGCTGTACGTTTGTTTTCTGTAAGCCTGACAACTCCCCTCAATGTGAGATTGCTCTATCTCCTAGCTTGCTTATCTTGATAAAATAAattgtgggaaaaaaatccatatgcTCTTGGGACCATCCAGGGGAATGGATGTACAAAGGGTGTCTAAGTAAAAAGATCATGTTGCATCCAGCTGAAAAATGGTCATAAAACTACAGTCAAGGAAAACCAACTCCATCCCCCTCccttcattttgaaaaaatgGGACACAAATGTGTCAGGTCATGTTTTATGTGTGAGTCTTCCTCTCCGGTTCATGAACACAATGAGGACTGTCTCTGAGGTACGTTGAAGGTATTTTGCTACCGTTGGTGAATTTAGATAGGAAAAGCCAGGCACAAGAGGGTTTAAGTGATTTGGCTCAATTAACTATAATTTATGAATCCTAATTCCCAGTTTACTAATCACAGTATCACACAATGTCCGTGATTTCAGAAACTGATTAAATATGTGTCTCTGCTCTGCTAGATGTTAAACACGTGCATAAAAATAGACAGATGGGTCATTTCTGaaggagaaatgttttccttAACCCAAACTTATTTCTTAGAAGCAAATGAACTTTTAT of the Athene noctua chromosome 4, bAthNoc1.hap1.1, whole genome shotgun sequence genome contains:
- the LOC141959891 gene encoding kyphoscoliosis peptidase-like; this encodes MKTSYDRGKSSKSQTIKASETIPSHHSRNGNRHEKQSTQSTSRQAHPRNRGENVMPSWAENILPGWREAQMSDVCNGNFPLGHISEEISCKTSENLPHRVTSMNRSKKGMLKKDSTTQKVRDEPKDSPSKAVFMFWANKVNNSSKTTKFQKLLQKSSVTGGSCSPSLLPKEGLSSLRGEKQVKIPQRKTRRDLFSDLQVFSYIDTHVLHVSQQLKSGHASLSIQAIVPLITAKSQSKLEMVRAIWVWLCHNIEYDVDGFLGLSPKIHVPEQVLQTGRAVCSGYAHLCQEMCREAGLSCVEVTGFGRSLGSHRGRWCEQQKSSHMWNAVELEGQWCLLDACWGAGTVDAESRLFIPRHDDFFFLTDPEHFIETHWPEDPQWQLLQPPVVREDFERRVFKTSEFFRLQLSLLSPNTSLLKTAHGEVSVMLESTHPTEFTYQLSKLQGTTNGEDVGAAHGRMTVSENNMTLKVTPPAKGLFNLMIFARHADSQDPYNWVCSYQIQCMEPLNGEKMPENPFHFWGFHQKARDFGIKESSHKEELLVAPQGTFLLTLQISRPLLAVYELVNKDLDAAMSKKCLAAQAEEEKLSCHVLCPFQGYYRLSVFVKDLGGTTFRNVANFLIHCLRPINQNKLFPSGLSMHCGSGISSSSHGLSNPSHSGPIITTKVGKCNITFHTPADVEVTASLNKDKVTSAKYPLERYVLVTHLRTKVSVCVVLPESGVYKLGLFGRNKDHRDFVHICDYIIRCFSSPSWPPFPRVYSPWRRGCVLLEPRTGMLQEQSWVRFRVKVPKAYQAVVLGQEKTVLQQTPNAIWEGDVFTGAVGTQVKLVAKFSQHCSSLEVILAFEVEGGSPASLGCSG